The window TTACTTTGATAGCCCGAATGATCACGAGTATGATTGGCGAGGAATACTTCCTCGAGAAGTTTATCTTACCAATCTTCTCAaggtaatattaattaataaaaatatttgatacatttTTGGCAAATATAAGTGTTTGTGTTTGCCGGAACAATATAAATTGAGGTTTTTTTGGTTAAAATTGAAGGATTTGAGATTAGCATTGAGTGAATCGAAAGCTAAATGGAAGATCGTGGTTGGCCATCATGGTATTCGAACCACAGGGCATCATTGTGATACTCCAGAACTTGTCACGCATCTTTTACCACTTTTAGAGGTATGCGTCTATCATGTTCTAGATTTATATGACACATTTCAATTCTGGTTAAGACATCTGTTTTCTCTAATAAACTTTCATATAATATAATGATATTCGAATCATGTTGGCAGGAATATGAGGTTGATTTTTACATGAATGGGCATGATCATTGCCTAGAACATATCTTGTGCCAAGAAAGGTATGTATTATGCaagaaaaattatttattttacaaCTCTTTGTGACAGTTTTATAACGCTAGTTTTGTAATATATCGTAAATAATTGCAGTAAAATTCGTTTCTTAACAAGTGGGGCTGGATCAAAGGCATGGGTGGAGTCTAACAAGCCACATGAGAGTTGTGGTGTTAAGTTCTTCCATCATGGACAAGGATTCATGTCAATGAAGTTGACCAAGAATAATGCACGATTGGTGTTTTATGATGTTTTTGGTAAAGCTTTGCATCGTTGGAAGACCCCCTTAAAGAAGCTTCATACATCCATTTGAATTTTTTGCATATTACATTGGGAGCCTATTCCAATGGTTTTAAATAATTGAATGCATTAGGTTTTAGCAgtcatcatgtactatttgacTTATGTTCATCCGTGTTTCGCATCAAATCTTCTAAGAGGTCGGCTGATGATGTTAGCAAGGCTGACTAGATAACAATTAACAAGTGTTGTAATGATCCAAAAACATCATCGAAGTAAGATCAAAAAGCAATAagattttaaacaaatagattgatATCATTTGAATATAATATTTTTGGAGTTATCAATCTTATCATTTCATATACGTGACATAATGCAAGCAATCATAATTCTCTTAAAGACAATCACCCTGGGCGAATTGTCATGATCTTCCAAACGTCCAAGCTCTGAGACTTCTGATTTGACTCTTTCTGGTGAGTGAATATCCTGAAATGAAATCAGAATAGAATCTCCTACTTTTTATTTCCTTTTTCCACACAAAAATTCGTCGTCCTATTGAATATGTTTGTTCTTGGATGCTCCATAGGAATCTATCGCTATTCTTTTCATCCATCGAGAAAGGTTCATCCGGAGTCCCAAGAACAATCTCTCTTCTCTTTTGGATTATTTTCTCTTTTCATTATGGTAATGCAATGCAAGACGTCGGAAATCGGGTTGTATCCCAAAAGTGGGAGAtggttaaaaaacaaaaaaaattctctTTCTTGCTCTCCTTTTGCAACCTGAGAGGAGTCTATCTAACTGCCTAGGTTTGGTAGTGGGATTCTAAGGCATAGAGAAAAAATGCATTTAAGCATATTAAAAATAAGTTTAACATTTCTAGAAAAGCATCTCACCGCGAAATGGATTCGAAATACCAATTTCTTAATCCAGATCCAAATCTGGAGGAGAAAAAGAAACCTAATAATCCACGATTATCTGCAGCCGCCCTGGGGGTCACAATTTAAAATAACCGTTTCACAACAAAAATAAGCTTTTTgcagtgtaacaacccaacccgtattaaaaccggcccataatttttttttttttccttttaatacgctttaaataacactttaggtcccaattgtgtttccataatatCTTTAATACAAtataaggtttaataaaccttaaaacatttaatacaatgattaattgtccaaatggacatacacgacccgactagtttagtttccaaccaaaaccgagcatggtgatttgggattacgctacccaaatcctaatcgaatacaaaagcaagatcttcttagcaacttATCCAAGATCTCTAATtctcaagcttacccgagccgccaagcatgcgaacctataaaaatatcaacaatgagagggtaagctaacgcttagtgaatgataatatactacatacatatatatgtaaaaaaatggacacgccacacaaatatcaaataccgcataccgaagcatccatgtataaggcaactaccctaagcataccgtacgatctctaagcaaaaagctaaagatatcaacaaagtataagttcaccaacgacgatgtgaacaacgccaataagctacacccggagggttagctacaacacaacattacattaatatatataacaatataaaacgaataaggttaaccccttaacccattactaccaaacgccacaatgaagattggccgaactagacgagccttagtaatccgaacccacacgagattactatcttcacaacatcaaggttggccgaactacacgagccttagcaatccgaaaccacacgagattactacctcaataagatgaccgaactacacgagtcatcgtgaattcgaactacacaggattcacttctcaacatcaaaacccacggtcacgagattataaaatccaccacatcggggtcatccacttcacaacaatatcaacccttcgccattggggttataacatccaaatcacaaccacgtgtgataacgtacacacaagtgtgtacctcgccaaagggggtcaaccaaaacacacaaacgtgccaattggacctatacacaagtccatcaatccacctatatgtgaagtgagctc of the Rutidosis leptorrhynchoides isolate AG116_Rl617_1_P2 chromosome 5, CSIRO_AGI_Rlap_v1, whole genome shotgun sequence genome contains:
- the LOC139847484 gene encoding purple acid phosphatase 3-like, whose protein sequence is MGIIADKLDIDFVVSTGDNFYNDGLTSVDDPAFDESFKYVYSAPSLQKQWYTVLGNHDYRGDVEAQLSPVIRKRDGRWRCLRSFVVSTDIAELFFVDTTPFVDIYFDSPNDHEYDWRGILPREVYLTNLLKDLRLALSESKAKWKIVVGHHGIRTTGHHCDTPELVTHLLPLLEEYEVDFYMNGHDHCLEHILCQESKIRFLTSGAGSKAWVESNKPHESCGVKFFHHGQGFMSMKLTKNNARLVFYDVFGKALHRWKTPLKKLHTSI